In the genome of Kluyveromyces marxianus DMKU3-1042 DNA, complete genome, chromosome 1, one region contains:
- the MIP6 gene encoding RNA recognition motif domain-containing protein — protein MSFEAESSLALNDIPLNIQRNNNSHYVNNKHVISKVQVGKVISEKIGSKKVEENKSRQVDERDGGGSCNASTNANVNANANTNANIAIAIEKSYLDQNQEQGQNQAKNQDQQQDHDQDHDQKLGQNENENENEAQTGSDSGASADAESQVHVQSQSQAQHQKHTQNQHNSAVDSRGSSSTDTTSDGSDLVNLSNSKHATQQSNTMKSEKQTALFIGDLPGNVTEDMLGNIFNKFKSFTSVKICVDSNTKKSLGYGYLNFGDQDDAEKAVDEYNYMPIFGREIRMMPSLRNTYFRKNIGTNVFFSNLPLDNNRFTTRVFYDEFKKFGKILSCKLDRRKNIGFIYFENDAAAKEAIRQYNGKQLFDTNIMCGVHFDRNVRKSPEFEQKIGRINNLTVVKEKLEIEDENGSVIIVDACDSATIKEKKSGNGAGSPSSSTLETAGVAVGTTTTTNNNSSVTEDGVTAVGSPVESEASGSKLPHPNAVFVKNLPINPNHDSLLNFFSKVGPVKSVYTSDVSKFESSWAFITYKRIQDTKVAIEKLNGSKYMKRTIEVKKAERHHLEESQCHNNIKPNNYKKTVYLTNLSVICNEEFLKFFCTQERIKTERIVIRYYDDKTDTYSGYVKCNSRNDAQRLFDLMENKLLGDSEVKASWQQPKDLKLLENDALYQDGRKEKRSRNSRNSYVYRAPAPNYRPPRHNGNMINNNINYNYSHGHGHGQNHNGNGNIRNNNHQMKPTANMSNNNSNNNTNQHFFQSPQPYYHHPMHAQQLQLHQPQNQNQQQQQQQQQQQQLQQQPVPMPVPYTNAMGQPMGQPMIGRPPVVISNMNGPKSMTREEQARKSYSYEAKKQLMNMLKKETKRCIDFLQHPVATRDENISTIASYIIDVYYKPNYDTLAQLLLLKTGNNYYERVFQSQVELAIEKLGLQER, from the coding sequence ATGTCTTTTGAAGCCGAGTCTTCGTTGGCATTGAACGATATTCCTTTGAATATCCAAAGGAATAATAACTCTCACTATGTCAATAATAAACATGTGATCTCAAAGGTTCAAGTAGGTAAAGTTATCAGCGAGAAAATAGGGTCTaagaaagttgaagaaaataaatctaGACAAGTCGATGAGAGAgatggtggtggtagtTGTAATGCCAGCACCAATGCAAATGTCAATGCTAATGCCAATACCAATGCCAATATTGCAATTGCCATTGAAAAGTCGTACTTGGATCAAAACCAAGAACAGGGGCAAAACCAAGCTAAAAATCAAGATCAGCAACAAGACCATGATCAAGACCATGACCAGAAACTGGGACAGaacgaaaacgaaaacgaaaacgaGGCTCAAACTGGTTCTGATTCTGGTGCATCTGCGGATGCAGAATCCCAAGTACATGTGCAATCTCAATCTCAAGCTCAACACCAAAAACACACTCAAAACCAACATAACTCAGCTGTAGATTCTAGAGGTTCTTCGAGCACAGATACAACCTCTGATGGTAGTGATTTGGTAAACCTTTCAAACTCCAAACATGCCACACAACAATCAAATACGATGAAGTCCGAGAAACAAACAGCTCTTTTCATCGGAGACTTGCCTGGAAATGTAACTGAGGACATGTTGGGaaacatcttcaacaagttcaaaTCTTTCACGTCCGTAAAGATTTGTGTTGATTCTAACACTAAAAAGTCGTTGGGATATGGGTACCTTAACTTTGGAGACCAAGATGATGCTGAAAAGGCCGTTGATGAATACAATTACATGCCTatttttggaagagaaattAGAATGATGCCCTCTTTGAGAAATACTTATTTCAGGAAAAACATTGGTACCAATGTATTCTTTTCGAATTTGCCATTGGACAACAATAGGTTCACCACAAGGGTATTTTATGACGAGTTTAAGAAGTTTGGAAAGATCTTATCCTGCAAATTGgacagaagaaagaatattgGCTTTATATATTTCGAAAACGATGCAGCTGCTAAGGAGGCCATTAGGCAATACAATGGGAAACAACTCTTTGACACTAACATAATGTGTGGAGTTCATTTTGATAGAAACGTCAGGAAGTCCCCTGAGTTTGAGCAAAAGATTGGTAGAATTAATAACTTAACCGTCGTTAAGGAGAAATTGGAGATTGAGGATGAGAATGGATCAGTCATTATAGTTGACGCTTGTGACAGTGCCAccattaaagaaaagaagagtgGAAATGGTGCAGGATCTCCTTCTTCCTCAACTTTGGAAACAGCAGGTGTAGCTGTAggtactactactactactaataataattcatCTGTTACCGAGGATGGCGTAACTGCAGTCGGTAGCCCCGTTGAATCAGAGGCTAGCGGGTCTAAACTACCCCATCCAAATGCAGTTTTCGTTAAAAATTTGCCCATAAATCCAAACCATGACAGTTTATTAAACTTCTTTAGCAAAGTGGGTCCAGTCAAATCAGTTTATACCTCTGATGTCTCTAAATTTGAGTCATCGTGGGCTTTCATCACTTACAAGAGAATCCAGGATACCAAGGTtgctattgaaaaattgaatggTAGTAAGTATATGAAGAGAACCATTGAAGTAAAGAAAGCCGAAAGACACCACCTCGAAGAGAGTCAGTGCCacaataatatcaaacCAAACAACTATAAGAAGACAGTTTACTTGACTAACCTTAGCGTTATTTGTAACGAGGAGTTCTTAAAGTTCTTCTGTACccaagaaagaattaaGACAGAACGAATTGTTATCAGGTATTATGACGACAAGACGGATACATATTCGGGGTATGTTAAGTGTAATTCTCGCAATGATGCTCAGAGATTGTTTGACTTGATGGAAAATAAACTATTGGGTGACTCAGAAGTGAAGGCATCCTGGCAACAACCTAAGGATCTCAAGTTATTGGAAAATGACGCTTTATACCAGGATGGTCGCAAGGAAAAGAGGTCCCGTAATTCCAGAAATTCGTATGTTTACAGAGCCCCAGCTCCAAATTATAGACCTCCTAGACACAACGGTAATATGattaataacaatatcaattatAATTATAGTCATGGTCATGGTCATGGTCAAAATCACAATGGTAATGGGAATATTAGAAACAACAACCATCAAATGAAACCAACAGCCAACATGtctaataataacagtaataataatacaaatCAACACTTTTTCCAATCCCCTCAACCATACTATCACCATCCAATGCATGCTCAGCAACTGCAACTGCATCAGCCCCAAAATCAGaaccagcagcagcagcagcagcaacaacaacaacaacaactgcaacaacaaccagTACCAATGCCAGTACCATATACCAACGCCATGGGCCAGCCAATGGGCCAACCAATGATTGGAAGACCCCCAGTAGTTATTAGCAACATGAATGGTCCTAAAAGCATGACACGTGAAGAACAGGCAAGGAAATCTTACAGTTACGAAGCTAAGAAACAATTGATGAACATGTTAAAGAAGGAAACCAAACGGTGTATTGATTTCTTACAGCATCCAGTTGCTACTAGAGACGAGAATATTTCAACGATTGCATCTTATATTATCGATGTGTACTATAAGCCAAACTACGACACTTTGGCTCAACTATTGTTGCTAAAAACTGGTAATAATTATTACGAAAGGGTTTTCCAAAGCCAAGTAGAGCTTgccattgaaaaattagGCCTACAAGAGAGGTGA
- the YSC84 gene encoding Ysc84p — translation MGINNPIPRSLKSETRKAAKVLASFVKPNQVLSANDVIPPHVLKDAKGLAVITVLKAGFLFSGRAGSGVIVARLPDGGWSAPSAIALAGAGAGGMIGLELTDFVFILNSADAVKSFSQFGSITLGGNVSVAAGPLGRNAEAAASASTAGVAAVFAYSKTKGLFAGVSLEGSVILERREANRKFYGNNCTAKMILSGRVRPPPSVDPLFRVLESRAFNHRAPVDDYDDDYYNDIPSSFDSDDIDSTRANTRSTRRRADSYRSTTSDDSADYRYDDEDVDRYSSRGARRTGPASNSRWEDEVYDLNDRFERTSINTRNSRGAPSRPRSEKPDFSSSAYSRTSPRTPSSHDLAPDRSSGAPKAVALYTFKGEQPGDLPFRKGDVITIIKKSESQDDWWTGRVNGKEGIFPANYVELV, via the exons ATGGGTATCAATAATCCTATTCCTAGATCTCTAAAGTCTGAGACGAG AAAGGCAGCTAAAGTTCTTGCGTCATTTGTTAAGCCAAACCAGGTTTTATCAGCCAACGATGTTATCCCCCCACATGTTTTGAAGGATGCCAAGGGGTTAGCGGTTATCACTGTGTTGAAAGCCGGGTTTTTATTCAGTGGGAGAGCAGGATCCGGTGTGATTGTGGCGAGATTGCCAGATGGTGGATGGTCTGCGCCATCAGCTATTGCGTTAGCAGGAGCGGGTGCAGGTGGTATGATTGGTTTGGAATTGACTGATTTTGTGTTTATTTTGAACAGTGCTGATGCGGTGAAGTCGTTTTCGCAGTTTGGGTCGATCACGCTTGGTGGTAATGTTTCTGTTGCCGCAGGTCCTTTGGGTAGAAACGCAGAGGCAGCTGCTTCGGCGTCGACTGCGGGTGTTGCGGCAGTGTTTGCATATTCCAAGACGAAGGGTTTGTTTGCGGGTGTTTCGCTTGAAGGGTCTGTGATTCTCGAGAGAAGAGAGGCTAACAGGAAGTTCTACGGTAACAACTGTACTGCTAAGATGATTCTTTCTGGACGCGTGAGACCTCCACCATCGGTAGACCCGCTATTCCGTGTGTTGGAGTCGCGTGCCTTCAACCACAGAGCACCTGTGGACGACTATGATGACGACTACTATAACGATATTCCTTCCAGCTTCGACTCGGACGATATTGACTCTACAAGAGCAAATACAAGATCTACCAGAAGAAGGGCCGACTCATACAGATCGACAACAAGCGATGACTCGGCTGACTACAGATACGATGACGAGGATGTCGATCGTTATTCCTCACGCGGCGCTAGAAGAACAGGTCCTGCTTCCAATTCGCGTTGGGAAGACGAAGTTTACGATTTGAACGACAGATTTGAAAGAACAAGTATTAATACAAGAAATTCTAGAGGCGCTCCTTCAAGGCCAAGATCAGAAAAACCAGACTTCAGTTCAAGCGCTTACTCTCGTACCAGTCCAAGAACACCTTCTAGCCACGACTTAGCACCAGATAGATCATCTGGTGCACCAAAGGCCGTCGCCTTGTACACATTCAAAGGAGAACAACCAGGAGATCTGCCATTCAGAAAGGGTGATGTgatcaccatcatcaaaaAATCAGAGTCCCAGGATGACTGGTGGACAGGAAGAGTCAATGGTAAAGAAGGTATCTTCCCAGCAAACTACGTGGAGTTGGTgtga
- the YSC83 gene encoding Ysc83p, whose product MNEHPEKQLRSILFMPNLSYYPSGTTLSSKLVTNEVQENVLNYYGVLEKLLPHFAGNAFKKLQLIFYNPSLSKNLQLKHHSVEHLVSGLISTFYETMKIEHSHQCDVYMCHIGILGIGGNASTFKYLSVKGSNITKSLCDPIYQLILSRDYIWLRLKRWFCGSVLYCGKGSTLTSWLGSLCPLWLLDLF is encoded by the coding sequence ATGAACGAACATCCGGAGAAGCAGTTGAGGTCGATTTTGTTCATGCCTAATCTTTCTTACTACCCTTCAGGGACGACGCTTTCGTCGAAGCTGGTTACCAATGAGGTGCAGGAAAATGTCTTGAACTACTATGGCGTTTTGGAGAAGCTTCTCCCCCATTTCGCAGGTAATGCTTTCAAGAAGCTTCAGTTGATCTTCTACAATCCGTCGTTGTCGAAGAATTTGCAACTCAAGCACCATTCCGTGGAGCATCTAGTATCGGGGCTCATCTCGACGTTCTACGAAACCATGAAGATAGAACACTCCCATCAGTGTGACGTTTACATGTGTCACATCGGTATATTGGGAATCGGAGGCAATGCCAGTACGTTCAAGTACTTGTCCGTGAAGGGATCGAATATTACAAAGTCGCTATGCGATCCGATTTACCAGTTAATTCTTTCGAGAGACTATATCTGGCTACGTTTGAAGAGATGGTTCTGCGGAAGTGTCTTGTATTGCGGGAAGGGCAGTACTTTGACTAGCTGGTTAGGCTCCCTTTGCCCGCTATGGTTGCTAGACCTATTCTAA
- the ARG4 gene encoding argininosuccinate lyase ARG4, producing the protein MAEQKQKLWGGRFTGETDPLMHLYNASLPYDYKMYKADLEGTKVYTSGLEKIGLLNKEELAEIHRGLKQIEQEWADGSFVREADDEDIHTANERRLGEIIGRGIAGKVHTGRSRNDQVATDMRIYCRDIINETILPALSSLIKVLIQRANEEIDVLMPGYTHLQRAQPIRWSHWISCYATYFTEDFKRLKQIVERLNSSPLGAGALAGHPYGIDREFLAEGLGFQSVIGNSLTAVADRDFVVEIMFWGSLFMNHISRFAEDLIIYSTAEFGFIKLSDAYSTGSSLMPQKKNPDSLELLRGKSGRVFGQLAGFLMSIKSIPSTYNKDMQEDKEPLFDCLTTVEHSVLIATGVISTLSINKEKMEGALTMDMLATDLADYLVRKGVPFRETHHISGQAVALAEKLNLSGIDKISLEQYKSIDARFDSDVFEVFNFEKSVERRDATGGTAKSAVLKQLKNLEAQL; encoded by the coding sequence ATGGCCgaacagaaacaaaaattgtGGGGTGGTAGATTCACCGGGGAAACTGACCCTCTAATGCATTTATACAATGCATCCTTACCATATGACTACAAGATGTACAAGGCCGACTTGGAAGGTACTAAGGTTTATACTAGTGGTCTAGAAAAGATTGGGTTGTTGaataaggaagaattggCAGAAATACACAGAGGGTTGAAGCAGATTGAACAAGAATGGGCCGACGGTTCTTTTGTTAGAGAAGCAGATGATGAGGATATTCATACTGCAAACGAAAGAAGACTAGGGGAGATCATTGGTCGTGGAATTGCTGGTAAGGTTCACACTGGTAGGTCCCGTAACGATCAAGTGGCTACGGATATGAGAATATATTGTCGTGACATTATAAATGAGACTATCTTGCCTGCTCTTTCATCGTTGATCAAAGTGCTTATTCAAAGAGCCAACGAAGAGATAGACGTGCTAATGCCAGGTTACACGCATTTGCAAAGAGCGCAGCCTATCAGATGGTCTCATTGGATATCTTGTTACGCCACATATTTCACTGAGGATTTCAAGAGATTGAAGCAGATTGTGGAAAGATTGAACTCATCTCCATTGGGTGCTGGTGCTCTTGCAGGCCATCCATATGGTATTGATAGAGAATTCTTAGCAGAAGGTTTAGGTTTCCAGTCTGTGATTGGGAACTCGTTGACTGCCGTGGCCGACAGAGATTTTGTCGTTGAGATAATGTTCTGGGGGTCATTGTTCATGAACCACATTTCTCGTTTTGCTGAAGATTTGATCATTTACTCTACTGCGGAATTTGGTTTCATCAAGCTTTCTGATGCATACTCTACTGGTTCCTCTTTGATGccacagaagaagaacccaGATTCTCTAGAATTATTGAGAGGTAAGTCCGGTAGAGTGTTTGGTCAATTGGCTGGATTCTTGATGTCAATTAAATCTATTCCATCCACTTACAATAAGGATATGCAAGAAGATAAAGAGCCATTGTTCGACTGTTTGACTACGGTGGAACATTCCGTGCTAATTGCTACTGGTGTAATTTCTACCCTATCCAtcaacaaggaaaagatgGAAGGTGCATTAACAATGGACATGTTAGCTACCGATCTCGCCGATTACCTAGTGAGAAAGGGTGTTCCATTCAGAGAAACCCATCACATTTCCGGGCAAGCCGTTGCTTTGGCCGAGAAGTTGAATTTGTCTGGTATTGACAAGATCAGCCTGGAGCAATACAAGTCCATCGATGCAAGATTTGACAGCGATGTTTTCgaagttttcaatttcGAAAAGAGTGTTGAGAGAAGAGACGCTACCGGTGGTACCGCAAAGAGTGCTGTGTTAAAACAACTCAAGAACCTTGAAGCTCAATTGTAA